From Spirosoma agri, one genomic window encodes:
- a CDS encoding exo-beta-N-acetylmuramidase NamZ family protein, which produces MTLFRNVRTIFLIAFSVMSIACQAQTSSVSSGPIQTGADQMALYLPALQGKRVGMVVNHTSRIGTSHLVDSLIARGVTIKTIFAPEHGFRGEATDGEKISNSRDQRTNVFITSLYGQNRKPSPAQMDSLDVVIFDIQDVGTRFYTYISTMHYVMEACAENNKPLIVLDRPNPNGHYIDGPVLDPKFKSFVGMHPIPVVHGLTVGELARMINGEGWLAGRKTCPLTVVPVKNYTHQTPYVLPVRPSPNLPNQQAVLLYPSLCFFEGTVVSVGRGTDKQFQVIGSPYTQYGAYTFTPVDKPGSINPPMEGQLCYGLDLSTVSISKKQMMLDYFFDFYKKASDKSKFFLANGGIDRLAGTDQLRLQMIAGVSEATIRKSWQPALGAYKQTRAKYLLYP; this is translated from the coding sequence ATGACTTTATTTCGTAACGTCCGTACTATCTTCCTCATCGCTTTCAGCGTGATGAGTATTGCTTGTCAAGCCCAGACCTCGTCCGTATCGTCCGGACCCATACAGACGGGTGCTGATCAGATGGCCCTTTACCTGCCTGCCTTACAGGGAAAGCGCGTTGGCATGGTTGTCAATCATACGTCGCGGATCGGCACATCGCATCTGGTCGATAGCCTGATTGCCCGAGGGGTGACGATAAAAACAATCTTCGCGCCGGAGCACGGTTTTCGGGGGGAAGCCACCGACGGTGAAAAAATTAGTAACAGCCGCGATCAACGAACTAACGTGTTCATCACTTCTTTATATGGTCAGAACCGAAAACCGTCGCCTGCTCAGATGGATTCGCTGGATGTGGTCATTTTCGACATTCAGGACGTAGGGACGCGGTTTTATACGTACATCAGCACCATGCATTATGTTATGGAAGCCTGCGCGGAAAACAATAAGCCCCTCATTGTTCTTGATCGTCCGAATCCCAACGGACATTACATCGATGGGCCGGTGCTCGACCCGAAATTTAAATCGTTTGTCGGTATGCACCCCATACCGGTGGTTCATGGATTGACCGTTGGCGAGCTGGCCCGGATGATCAACGGCGAAGGATGGCTGGCCGGACGTAAAACCTGCCCGCTGACGGTAGTGCCCGTCAAAAACTACACCCACCAGACGCCGTACGTGCTGCCTGTCCGCCCGTCGCCGAACCTGCCGAATCAACAGGCGGTATTGCTGTATCCGTCACTCTGCTTTTTTGAAGGAACGGTGGTCAGTGTCGGGCGTGGGACCGATAAGCAATTTCAGGTCATCGGTTCGCCTTACACCCAATATGGAGCGTACACGTTTACCCCGGTCGATAAACCCGGTTCCATCAATCCACCGATGGAAGGCCAGCTTTGCTACGGCCTGGATCTGTCGACAGTCAGTATCTCGAAGAAACAAATGATGCTGGATTACTTCTTCGACTTTTATAAGAAAGCCAGCGATAAAAGTAAGTTTTTCCTGGCTAATGGAGGGATTGACCGACTGGCGGGAACCGATCAACTTCGCTTGCAGATGATCGCGGGCGTGTCGGAAGCCACCATCCGAAAAAGCTGGCAACCGGCCCTTGGCGCTTACAAACAAACCCGGGCGAAGTATTTGCTGTACCCGTAA